AAATAATAATTGCTTGCAATGTATTTTTTATTTTGTTTACTAATCAATGGGCTTTAAATACTCATGGTCTTTGTAATTTTCATTCATATGGTTTGCCAGTGCCTCCTCATCGGATTTAATGTTGTTTAAATTTTTATTGTAAGCCTCAATAGTTTCATTTAAGGTTTTTTTAAACCTTTGCTTTAGCTCTAAGCTAGATTCTATGCTAATTAGTAGATCTTTGGCTTCTTTATGGGTTAGAGTGTACAATTCATCTTGTATTAATTTTAAATGCTCGTTTATTTGATATTGAATGAACCATGATATGTGCTGCATAAATTTCCCAAGTATATTTGTGTTTTTAGGATTTCGTTTAAGTTTTTCAAGAATTTCTTTTAATGTATTTATTTTTTGTTTTTCGTAATTTAAAGATGAGTAAATTATTCTTTTTATTTGCATTTGATTATCTTTGATCATAAGATCATGGGATCCAATTTTAAAAGTATCTAGAAAATCAAATTTTTCAGCAGCAATTTTGGCTATTTTCGTATTGTCTTTTTTTTCTTGAGCTTCCAGCTTCTTACCGATTGCTTTTAATTTTGAGATTATATCTTCTTTTTCTAGAGATTTTTGATTTGAAGGCTTTAAATTTTGAGATTTATTTAAAAAATTTTTAGCGCTTTCTTTTGAATAGGTTTTGCTTTTTGATTCCGGATCAATTTTATCAACAGCGCATGAGATGCAAATCAAAGTTAATACTGTTGTAAGAATATTAAGCTTAATTGTATCTGGTTTAGTTTTTTTCAGAATATCCTCCTTATTAAATAAAACTAATATTTAATAAATATAATACAAAATAATATTTTAACTATATTGTTTTGTATGCCAAATAATATTAGTGTAATTTTGTATTGAAAGTTTAATTTCTACTTTGTTTTAGGCTTTTCTTTTGATTTTATAATATTTTAAATTTAAAAATCAATAAAGATCGATAAAGATAAAAGACATTGTTTTTTAGCTTGGACTCTGATTAAGTGAGCAAAAAAAAAGAGAAGAATTAACTTCTCTTTAAAAAAATATCAAGTGCAATGTATTTTTTTGTTTTTATTACTAATTAATAGACTTAAAAGAATCAAGGGTTTTGTAATTTGCATCTATGTGCCATGCTAGTTCTTCCATATTGTTTTTAATGTTGTATAAATTTTTATTGTAAGCCTTAATAGTTTCGTTTAATTTTTTTGCAAAGTTTTGTCTTGTCTTTAAGTTAGAATCCAGGTTCATTAGTAATTCGGATTCTTTTTGGTTTTGAGTTTGTAAGTTATCTTTTATTATTGCTTCTTTTATTAAGCATAAAGCCCTATCTATGTTGTGTTGAATACTTGCTGCTATTTGATAAATGAAGTGTTTAGATGTATCCCTGTGTTGAGGCTGGTCGTAAAGTGTTTTAAGTATTACTTTTAATGTATTTATTTTTTGTGTATCGTAATTTAAAGATGAGTAAATTGTTCTTTTGATTTGCATTTCTTCATATTGAGAAGGCATATCGTTTACATCAGCTTTAAAAGTAGCTAGGAAATTAATTCCTTGAGCATCAATTTCGGCTATTTTTATATATTCTTGTTTTTTTTGATTTTCCAGGTTCTTAGCAGTTGTTTCTAATTTTGAGTCTTTAGTTTCTAGATTTTTTTCATTTAAAGGCTTGGCATTTTCAAAATTTTGGTTTTTTGGTTCTGGATCTATTTTATCAACAGCACATGAGAGGCAAATTAAAGTTAATATTATTGCAACAATGTTAACTTTAATTATGTCTAGTTTAGTTTTTGTCAAAATACTCTCCTTATTAATTAAAATTAATACTTATTAATTTTAATATAAAATAATAATATAACTATATTGTTTTGTTTGTCAAATAATATCAGTTCAATTTTGTATTGAAAGTTTAAATTTCTACTTTGTTTTAGACTTTTCTTTTGATTTTGTAAAATTTTAAATTTAAACTTTAATAAAAATTAAATAAAGCTAAAAACATTGTTTTTAGCTTGGACTCTGATTAAGTGAGCAAAAAAAAAGAGAAGAATTAACTTCTCTTTAAAAAAATATCAAGTGCAATGTATTTTTTTGTTTTTATTACTCACTTAATCGGCCTTAAAGTGCCAAGTTCTTCGCAAACTCCATATATCTTCCATGCTAGTTCTTCCATATCGTTTTTAATGTTGTGTAAATTTTGATTGTAAGCCTCAATAGTTTCGTTTAATTTTTTTGCAAATTTTTGTTTTAGAGTTAAGCTTTTTTCTAAAGCCTCATGTAGCAATTCGAACTCATTTTGTTTTAGATTGTGTAATCCATTTTGTATTAATTCTAAACAACCTTCTATTTCTTTTTGAATAAAAAATGCTGTGCCATGAAGGAAATACATAAGCAAAGGGAGTACTCTTTCGTGGTCAATATATTGGTAAAGTTTTTCAAGAATTTCTTTTAATGTATTTATTTTTTGTGTGTTGTAATTTAGAGATGAGTAAATTATTTTTTTTATTACTATTTTTTCATCTTTAGGAATAATATCATGGGGAGAGGCTTGAAAAGTATCTAGAAAATCAAATTTTGCAGCAGCAATTTTGGCTATTTCTATATTGCCTTTTTTTTCTTGAGCTTTCAGCTTCTTGCCGATTGCTTTTAAT
The window above is part of the Borreliella garinii genome. Proteins encoded here:
- a CDS encoding complement regulator-acquiring protein, translated to MKKTKPDTIKLNILTTVLTLICISCAVDKIDPESKSKTYSKESAKNFLNKSQNLKPSNQKSLEKEDIISKLKAIGKKLEAQEKKDNTKIAKIAAEKFDFLDTFKIGSHDLMIKDNQMQIKRIIYSSLNYEKQKINTLKEILEKLKRNPKNTNILGKFMQHISWFIQYQINEHLKLIQDELYTLTHKEAKDLLISIESSLELKQRFKKTLNETIEAYNKNLNNIKSDEEALANHMNENYKDHEYLKPID
- a CDS encoding complement regulator-acquiring protein; this translates as MTKTKLDIIKVNIVAIILTLICLSCAVDKIDPEPKNQNFENAKPLNEKNLETKDSKLETTAKNLENQKKQEYIKIAEIDAQGINFLATFKADVNDMPSQYEEMQIKRTIYSSLNYDTQKINTLKVILKTLYDQPQHRDTSKHFIYQIAASIQHNIDRALCLIKEAIIKDNLQTQNQKESELLMNLDSNLKTRQNFAKKLNETIKAYNKNLYNIKNNMEELAWHIDANYKTLDSFKSIN
- a CDS encoding complement regulator-acquiring protein codes for the protein MKKNKLNMIKLNITTILSLMCISCSLIDQIDTKLKSLTNPKESEKNFLNKSQNPKPSNQKSLEEDDDDDIISKLKAIGKKLKAQEKKGNIEIAKIAAAKFDFLDTFQASPHDIIPKDEKIVIKKIIYSSLNYNTQKINTLKEILEKLYQYIDHERVLPLLMYFLHGTAFFIQKEIEGCLELIQNGLHNLKQNEFELLHEALEKSLTLKQKFAKKLNETIEAYNQNLHNIKNDMEELAWKIYGVCEELGTLRPIK